Proteins encoded in a region of the Shewanella polaris genome:
- a CDS encoding SprT family zinc-dependent metalloprotease: MFKSIFNLTQRAHQVLTPDIHTKVSSLSARPHQQLSTTVSDPLQQQILAKVEADYQLAEQHFKRQFPRPSVHFSLRGKSAGTAHLQTNKLRFNPVLLAENPDIFITEVVPHEISHLVCFHLFGKVRPHGKEWQSVMLTTFNISPKTTHQLNTQSVSGQQFEYFCGCGSVPLSIRRHNRIVRGQTKYRCRRCKQTLTPLNPK, encoded by the coding sequence ATGTTTAAAAGTATTTTCAATCTCACTCAACGCGCACACCAAGTGCTAACGCCAGATATCCACACAAAGGTGTCTTCGTTATCAGCGCGCCCCCACCAACAGCTGAGCACAACCGTTAGCGATCCGCTACAACAGCAGATCTTGGCCAAAGTCGAAGCGGACTACCAATTAGCCGAACAACATTTCAAGCGTCAGTTTCCTCGTCCTAGTGTGCATTTCAGCTTACGTGGAAAAAGCGCAGGCACAGCGCATTTACAAACCAATAAATTACGTTTTAATCCGGTGTTACTGGCTGAAAATCCAGATATTTTCATTACTGAAGTAGTGCCACATGAAATTAGCCATTTAGTGTGTTTTCATCTATTTGGTAAAGTAAGACCTCATGGTAAAGAATGGCAAAGCGTTATGCTGACGACATTTAATATTTCCCCCAAGACCACTCACCAACTCAATACTCAGTCTGTCAGTGGCCAACAATTCGAATATTTTTGCGGCTGTGGCAGCGTGCCGCTAAGCATAAGACGTCACAACAGAATTGTCCGAGGCCAAACTAAGTATCGCTGTCGCCGTTGTAAACAGACATTAACCCCTTTAAACCCTAAATAA